In a genomic window of Salegentibacter salegens:
- a CDS encoding helix-turn-helix domain-containing protein, with protein sequence MKKNNSVGEILRKHREEKGLLLRQVAALLDIDTAILSKIERGERNAKKEQIIQLAEILDLNQEDLIVQYLSEKILYEIQDEELAEKALKVAEQKIKYNNTKNDKS encoded by the coding sequence ATGAAGAAAAATAATTCCGTTGGGGAAATACTCAGGAAGCATCGAGAAGAAAAAGGGCTATTGCTTAGACAAGTAGCTGCTCTTTTGGATATCGATACCGCTATCCTTAGTAAGATTGAGCGTGGGGAGCGCAATGCAAAGAAGGAACAGATTATTCAACTGGCTGAAATTCTGGACTTGAATCAGGAAGATTTAATTGTTCAGTATTTGAGCGAAAAGATACTCTATGAAATTCAAGATGAAGAATTAGCAGAAAAAGCCTTGAAGGTGGCTGAGCAGAAAATTAAATACAACAACACTAAGAACGACAAAAGTTAA
- a CDS encoding uL1 family ribosomal protein translates to MALTKVLVTVKTYPSLSGTYGELVCTAGFLEDGTWIRLYPIPFRKLKHDEKYKKYQWIELDIIKNDKDFRPESYRPATIETPIALLDSIDTKGNWYKRKRIVLKNVHTDIKALISEAHDKKICTSLAVFKPTKITDFKVEKVSAEWDKKKLDQLKALNDQGNLFDMEELSFEVVEKLPYKFSYVIEDENGISSTMMIEDWEIGQLYRNTLAAAEGNEAIAVEKVKEKYFNYFALKKDIHLYLGTTKAFHYRSKNPFMIIGTFTPDIEIQTSLF, encoded by the coding sequence ATGGCCCTAACTAAAGTATTGGTTACAGTTAAGACTTATCCATCCCTTTCAGGAACATATGGCGAACTGGTCTGCACAGCTGGATTTCTTGAAGATGGAACTTGGATTCGCTTATACCCAATACCTTTTCGTAAACTCAAACACGACGAGAAGTATAAGAAATATCAATGGATAGAACTTGACATAATAAAAAATGATAAGGACTTCAGACCAGAAAGCTATCGTCCTGCGACCATTGAAACGCCCATAGCGTTATTGGATAGTATTGATACAAAGGGGAATTGGTACAAACGTAAACGGATTGTTCTCAAGAATGTCCACACTGATATAAAGGCACTCATTAGTGAAGCTCACGATAAGAAAATCTGCACATCATTGGCTGTCTTTAAACCTACTAAGATTACCGATTTCAAAGTTGAAAAGGTATCGGCAGAATGGGATAAGAAAAAACTCGACCAGTTAAAAGCATTGAACGACCAAGGAAATCTATTTGATATGGAAGAACTTTCTTTCGAGGTAGTTGAAAAACTTCCATACAAGTTTTCATACGTTATTGAAGATGAGAATGGGATATCCAGTACTATGATGATTGAAGATTGGGAAATTGGACAATTGTATCGTAACACGCTTGCAGCCGCAGAAGGAAATGAAGCTATAGCAGTCGAAAAAGTAAAAGAAAAATACTTTAATTATTTTGCACTGAAAAAGGATATTCATCTCTATTTAGGCACTACAAAAGCCTTTCACTACCGTTCCAAAAATCCATTTATGATAATTGGCACTTTTACACCAGATATTGAAATCCAAACTTCTCTTTTTTAA
- a CDS encoding DUF488 domain-containing protein — protein MEKFEDGLESTRLQKLVFLLTQMQKKPNYDFVPYRYGCYSYSLKADLQAMVKHDWLTTKDKSYGLNTKKKYFNELTASDQKLVDETFERYGGMKTDVITKHTYINFPYYATNSSIAEKILPERLYKRVIEARPNEEATVLFTIGYEGISLEEYLNRLIKNNVKLLVDVRRNPLSQKYGFSKKLLSGFCNRLGIEYIHIPEVGIDSSKRRELNNQADYDVLFDEYKATVLKETTENQTQILALLKKHKRIALTCFEADTCQCHRTHLAEKLKTSPVFKYELKHI, from the coding sequence ATGGAAAAATTTGAAGATGGGTTAGAAAGTACTCGCCTTCAAAAGTTAGTTTTTTTGCTTACCCAAATGCAGAAGAAACCTAATTATGACTTTGTTCCCTACCGTTATGGCTGTTATTCCTACTCCTTAAAAGCCGATCTTCAGGCTATGGTAAAACACGATTGGTTAACAACCAAGGATAAAAGCTATGGTCTCAATACGAAGAAAAAGTATTTTAATGAATTAACTGCAAGTGACCAAAAACTTGTGGACGAGACTTTTGAGCGGTATGGTGGAATGAAAACGGATGTCATTACAAAACATACCTATATCAATTTTCCTTATTATGCAACCAATAGCTCTATAGCAGAAAAAATCCTTCCTGAAAGGCTTTATAAAAGAGTAATTGAGGCTCGGCCTAATGAAGAAGCAACCGTCTTGTTTACTATTGGATATGAGGGTATTTCTCTAGAGGAATACTTGAATAGACTAATAAAAAATAATGTTAAGCTGCTTGTTGATGTGAGGCGCAATCCATTGAGCCAAAAATATGGTTTTAGTAAAAAATTGTTGAGTGGCTTTTGCAATAGATTGGGCATCGAGTATATTCATATACCCGAGGTAGGTATCGATTCGAGTAAAAGACGAGAACTAAATAACCAAGCAGATTATGATGTTCTTTTCGATGAATATAAAGCAACTGTTTTAAAGGAAACTACTGAAAATCAAACTCAAATCCTTGCGCTATTGAAAAAACACAAAAGAATAGCTCTTACGTGTTTTGAGGCCGATACTTGTCAATGCCATAGAACACACCTTGCTGAAAAACTTAAAACATCCCCTGTTTTCAAATACGAATTAAAGCATATTTAA
- a CDS encoding type IV secretory system conjugative DNA transfer family protein, translated as MDNFLMVLFLIGFASTVFYGLYRVSRYAFLVNFIMLGALVFYLNEETSLVLIALYLVSPLTLINVGMYVFLHKTDRPKNEDIKYRVNFPTTKGNFKLENIKRGASVIGSAGSGKTESVIYGFLKHFQKYKFCGIIHDYKDFELTEMAYPLFKDGEIPFKVVSFDKIIHRVNPIAPRYLENEESVNEVSRVLIENLLEQRESGTSGTTKFFNDAAEGLIGGLIWKLKTTYPQFCTLPHLIAIYQFLDTDSLIQFLETNTTSRAMADAFISGKDSERQTAGVKSTLANALKRISTQRIFMALSSDEVPLNINSEDNPAIISIVNNPKFDTSYSPVIATIIHTITKQMSVRNSKPSFLLMEEAPTIRLLNMHRIPATLRSYDIATIYVMQDKIQNDIMYGDKASKAILSNLSYQFFGKVNDPDTAKYYERFFEIVKDPTKSVSRGYNLDFDTRVTIGEKEIPKIRADVFFRLKQGEFITYADGKDKKVQFKLQKIEREFPQCAKEFSNADLEANFERIYEEARSIFNK; from the coding sequence ATGGACAATTTTTTAATGGTGCTTTTTCTTATTGGTTTTGCCAGTACTGTTTTCTATGGATTGTATCGGGTAAGCAGATATGCCTTCCTTGTCAATTTTATAATGCTTGGTGCTCTTGTGTTTTATTTAAATGAAGAAACATCATTGGTATTAATAGCACTTTATTTGGTCAGCCCTCTGACATTAATTAATGTAGGGATGTATGTGTTTTTGCATAAAACTGATAGGCCCAAAAACGAGGACATAAAATATCGGGTTAACTTTCCCACAACCAAAGGAAATTTTAAACTAGAAAACATCAAACGTGGTGCATCCGTTATTGGTTCCGCCGGAAGTGGTAAAACGGAAAGCGTAATTTATGGTTTTCTAAAGCATTTTCAAAAGTATAAGTTCTGCGGGATCATTCACGACTACAAAGATTTTGAACTTACCGAAATGGCCTACCCCCTATTCAAGGATGGTGAAATCCCATTTAAGGTCGTTTCCTTTGATAAAATCATTCACAGAGTAAATCCTATAGCTCCACGTTATTTAGAGAATGAGGAAAGCGTAAATGAGGTGTCAAGGGTGTTAATTGAAAACCTATTGGAACAGCGAGAATCCGGAACAAGTGGAACGACCAAATTTTTCAATGATGCTGCGGAAGGATTAATTGGTGGATTGATTTGGAAACTAAAAACTACGTATCCCCAATTCTGTACACTTCCCCATTTGATTGCTATATATCAGTTTCTGGACACGGATAGCCTTATCCAGTTTTTGGAAACCAATACCACATCCAGGGCAATGGCAGACGCTTTTATTAGTGGCAAAGATTCAGAAAGGCAGACCGCAGGAGTAAAAAGCACCTTGGCAAATGCGCTGAAACGAATAAGTACTCAAAGGATATTTATGGCACTATCCTCAGACGAAGTGCCATTGAATATAAATAGTGAAGATAATCCAGCAATCATTTCCATAGTGAACAATCCAAAATTTGACACTTCTTATTCGCCTGTAATCGCTACGATCATCCATACGATTACCAAGCAAATGAGTGTTCGAAATTCCAAACCGTCTTTCTTACTGATGGAAGAGGCTCCCACAATTCGCTTATTGAATATGCATCGTATTCCCGCAACATTACGGAGTTATGACATCGCAACGATTTATGTGATGCAGGACAAGATTCAGAACGATATAATGTATGGCGACAAAGCAAGCAAGGCAATTTTAAGTAACCTTTCTTATCAGTTTTTCGGAAAGGTCAACGATCCGGACACCGCGAAATATTACGAACGTTTCTTCGAGATAGTTAAAGATCCAACAAAAAGCGTAAGCCGGGGTTATAACCTTGACTTTGATACGCGCGTCACAATAGGAGAGAAGGAAATTCCAAAAATAAGAGCGGATGTTTTCTTTCGATTGAAGCAGGGAGAGTTTATTACGTATGCCGATGGGAAGGATAAAAAAGTTCAGTTTAAGTTGCAGAAGATTGAGAGGGAATTTCCACAGTGTGCAAAAGAATTTTCTAATGCAGATTTAGAGGCGAATTTTGAAAGGATTTATGAGGAGGCGAGGTCTATTTTTAATAAATAA
- the mobB gene encoding MobB family relaxase, with amino-acid sequence MYITITPQKMGGNYSKSSADFVGYLEKENQGLEQEELEHFFNQYGDEISAEEVVREIDSNTAKLEKTEPRFYSVTVSPSKYELNRLQNHSEDLKRYTRELMKDYVVSFNREIKGRPINIDDIKYYAKIEHQRTFKGTDKHVKQNQPFATKILQLKNDIRKVERGELPGNIKKMEREIANLEKGAPNQQNGKRIVQGMQKEGSQSHIHIIMSRKDSSNKFSLSPGSKYKASDVELNGKTVKRGFDRDKFFTSAEKTFDKTFGYQRNLAETYKARKDFIKNPKIYFASLMKLPTNEKALAFKIMGKAGIPMMPTIPVTQAQLAMKIFNRLRRGAEVAIKSSSIGI; translated from the coding sequence ATGTACATCACGATCACACCACAAAAAATGGGAGGAAATTATTCCAAAAGTTCAGCGGATTTTGTGGGCTATCTGGAAAAGGAAAACCAGGGATTGGAACAAGAGGAACTGGAGCATTTTTTCAACCAATACGGCGATGAGATTTCGGCCGAGGAAGTGGTCAGGGAAATCGATAGCAACACCGCAAAATTGGAAAAGACCGAACCGAGGTTTTATTCCGTAACCGTCAGCCCTTCAAAATATGAACTGAACCGTTTGCAGAACCACAGCGAAGATCTGAAAAGATATACCCGCGAGCTGATGAAGGATTATGTGGTTTCCTTTAACCGGGAAATCAAAGGGCGACCGATCAATATTGATGACATAAAGTATTATGCAAAAATTGAGCATCAACGGACATTTAAGGGAACGGATAAACATGTTAAACAGAACCAACCCTTTGCCACAAAAATACTTCAGCTAAAAAATGATATCCGAAAAGTGGAGCGTGGCGAACTCCCCGGTAATATCAAAAAAATGGAACGGGAAATCGCAAATTTGGAAAAGGGAGCTCCCAATCAACAAAACGGAAAACGGATCGTGCAGGGAATGCAAAAGGAAGGCAGCCAAAGCCACATCCATATTATTATGAGTCGGAAAGATTCGTCTAATAAATTCAGCTTGTCCCCAGGAAGCAAATACAAAGCTTCCGATGTTGAATTGAATGGTAAGACGGTAAAGCGGGGTTTTGACCGTGATAAGTTTTTTACGAGTGCCGAAAAAACCTTTGATAAAACTTTTGGCTACCAAAGAAACTTAGCCGAGACCTACAAGGCAAGAAAGGATTTCATAAAAAATCCGAAAATTTACTTTGCATCATTGATGAAATTACCCACCAATGAAAAAGCATTGGCGTTTAAAATAATGGGTAAAGCGGGCATTCCGATGATGCCGACTATTCCTGTCACACAAGCACAACTGGCAATGAAAATATTTAACAGGCTGCGACGTGGTGCGGAAGTGGCCATCAAATCAAGTTCTATAGGAATCTAA
- a CDS encoding BfmA/BtgA family mobilization protein: MDSFITIRFKRATAKRFQEFSKTHFKSHTEAMATMLDFFFCNEISPREKLGPTGRTIEAKLLKRINAVIAIMRDMEKTQTKPTVAMMESLFQAEEPKKKPLILEKKFTEERKEVRFQEKRNTSKEL, encoded by the coding sequence ATGGACTCATTCATCACAATCAGGTTTAAGCGGGCAACAGCCAAACGTTTTCAGGAATTTTCCAAAACTCATTTCAAATCGCACACCGAAGCGATGGCCACGATGCTCGATTTTTTCTTCTGCAACGAAATCTCGCCACGTGAAAAATTGGGCCCTACCGGGAGGACGATCGAGGCCAAACTTCTCAAAAGAATCAATGCAGTAATTGCCATAATGAGGGACATGGAAAAGACCCAAACCAAACCGACCGTGGCGATGATGGAGTCACTTTTCCAGGCTGAAGAACCCAAAAAGAAACCTCTCATTCTGGAAAAGAAATTTACGGAGGAAAGGAAGGAAGTTCGGTTTCAAGAAAAGCGAAATACCAGTAAAGAACTTTAA
- a CDS encoding site-specific integrase produces MKPTDFSKYISDFVSRYLPHEKGVSNNTIIAYRDTFVLLIEFLQKEKKIKIEKLTLDKVTKKVILEYLDWLQNIRNCGNATRNARLAAIHSFYRFLQQESLEHLYQCQNILSIRFKRSQNKSITYLTIEAMKLLLQQPDHTTLKGRRDLALLSLMYDTGARVQEIIDLTPSMLRLDTPPVIKIIGKGKKARVVPMLDAQTGHLKNYLKENRLDTASANMYPLFFNSRKEKLTRAGIHYIVQKYFKKARAANKMMLPDKISCHSLRHSKAMHLLQAGVNLVYIRDILGHVSVQTTEIYARADSKQKRKALEKAYVNINPDETANWTKNENLMMWLKKF; encoded by the coding sequence ATGAAGCCAACTGATTTTTCCAAGTATATCTCTGATTTTGTATCCAGATACCTGCCCCACGAAAAAGGAGTCAGTAATAATACGATTATAGCATATCGAGATACCTTTGTTTTATTAATTGAATTCCTTCAGAAGGAAAAAAAAATAAAAATAGAGAAACTAACATTAGATAAGGTAACCAAAAAAGTGATCCTGGAATACCTTGACTGGTTACAAAATATAAGGAATTGTGGAAACGCTACCCGTAATGCCCGTTTGGCGGCTATCCACTCCTTCTACAGGTTCCTACAACAAGAAAGCCTGGAACATCTATATCAATGCCAGAATATTTTGTCCATTAGGTTTAAAAGATCTCAGAATAAATCTATTACCTACCTAACTATTGAGGCAATGAAACTGTTACTGCAACAACCCGACCACACTACACTGAAAGGCCGAAGGGACTTGGCGCTATTGTCTTTAATGTACGATACTGGAGCCAGGGTACAGGAAATCATTGACCTGACCCCATCTATGTTAAGACTTGACACTCCGCCTGTCATCAAAATTATTGGTAAGGGAAAGAAAGCCCGTGTGGTACCCATGCTGGATGCCCAAACCGGCCACCTTAAAAACTATTTAAAGGAGAACCGGTTGGATACAGCTTCTGCCAATATGTATCCATTATTCTTTAATAGTAGAAAAGAAAAACTCACACGTGCTGGGATTCATTACATTGTCCAGAAATATTTTAAAAAGGCAAGGGCAGCAAATAAAATGATGCTTCCTGATAAAATAAGCTGTCATTCCCTTCGACACTCTAAAGCAATGCACTTACTACAAGCTGGAGTGAACCTGGTGTATATTCGGGATATACTGGGTCATGTTTCCGTTCAAACTACAGAAATCTATGCCAGGGCAGATTCCAAACAAAAACGGAAAGCCTTGGAAAAAGCATACGTGAATATCAATCCGGATGAAACAGCCAACTGGACAAAAAATGAAAATTTGATGATGTGGCTGAAGAAATTTTAA
- a CDS encoding tyrosine-type recombinase/integrase translates to MKTKLGFKFTTGKIILFQIDQLAHQRNEKTKGITKEFTQKWGEERSNKSEIYRYDRIRHLALFSSYLCDIGIPSYIPKLPRHPKSTFVPYIYSSKEINAIFKAADELRLVQRNMHSSLMCMPALLRVLYATGVRIGEALVMTVEDVNLEENYLRIKDSKNGKERIIPISTSLVAVCKEYRHYREQLPYKDRLEYFFVGSNGTKCGQGVRSWFKKCLNNAAIYHTGENQAPRLHDLRHTFAVTSLACMAEAGVDLYASLPILSNYLGHGSLGATNHYVRLTANMYPDLIKEIDMTCLDVFPKYKNYEAN, encoded by the coding sequence ATGAAAACAAAGCTGGGTTTTAAATTTACTACTGGGAAAATTATCTTATTCCAAATTGATCAGCTAGCCCATCAGCGTAATGAAAAAACTAAGGGAATCACTAAGGAGTTTACCCAGAAATGGGGAGAAGAACGAAGCAATAAATCTGAGATTTACCGGTACGATAGAATAAGGCATCTTGCACTATTTTCTTCTTATCTATGCGATATTGGTATTCCCTCATATATACCTAAACTTCCCCGGCACCCTAAAAGCACCTTTGTCCCCTACATTTATTCATCAAAAGAAATTAATGCCATATTTAAAGCCGCTGATGAATTAAGGCTAGTACAAAGGAATATGCATTCCTCTTTAATGTGTATGCCGGCATTGCTTAGGGTATTATACGCAACAGGGGTGCGTATTGGAGAAGCCCTTGTCATGACAGTTGAAGACGTAAACCTGGAAGAAAATTATTTACGAATAAAAGATTCCAAGAATGGGAAGGAGCGAATTATTCCTATTTCAACTTCACTGGTTGCTGTTTGTAAAGAATATAGGCATTACAGGGAACAACTTCCCTACAAGGATCGCTTGGAATACTTCTTTGTTGGCAGCAATGGAACTAAATGTGGCCAAGGGGTAAGAAGCTGGTTTAAAAAGTGTTTGAACAATGCAGCTATTTACCATACGGGAGAAAACCAGGCCCCGCGTCTCCATGATCTACGTCATACTTTTGCGGTTACTTCTCTGGCTTGTATGGCTGAAGCTGGTGTAGACCTTTATGCTTCCCTGCCTATTCTTTCCAATTATCTAGGGCATGGATCATTAGGTGCTACCAATCATTATGTAAGGCTTACTGCCAATATGTACCCAGATTTGATCAAGGAAATAGATATGACCTGTTTGGATGTATTCCCTAAATATAAGAACTATGAAGCCAACTGA
- a CDS encoding tyrosine-type recombinase/integrase: MNEQIRAFNELMSEVGNYLESTHAYSGNTVGVYRRGWQRLKEFMVSHGIHNYDQKVEEQFLYYEFEGRKGRKLSKQEQFLANGTRKLTEFQATGQIKVPNLPPKKAPLVFDGVLGGAIVGFLDYKHREERLSAIRLHCYKRCLFLFLEYCNKNKIYAIKDIDLAVLLQYINTIDCGKTLIVPILSTLRGFLKYLFEQKLLGVDYSKKIPKYRIIGQPKLPSTYSKEEIEKLIVSVDRSSAIGKRNYAIILLAARLGLRASDISRLKFVNLHWDTSTIEIEQVKTGKELILPLLPDVGNAIIDYLKYGRAKSEEPCIFLSERPPYGYFSSSNVVTHIVQRAYIKAGINTKGKRFGPHSLRHSLGFRMLEESTVLPIISEVLGHKNTESTRYYLRIDLKSMQQCMLEVPPVSLDFYSQKGGVFYD; this comes from the coding sequence ATGAATGAACAAATTAGAGCTTTCAATGAATTGATGTCCGAAGTCGGGAATTACCTTGAATCCACACACGCCTATTCTGGAAATACCGTTGGTGTTTATCGAAGAGGTTGGCAACGACTGAAGGAATTTATGGTCTCCCACGGAATCCATAATTATGACCAGAAAGTTGAAGAGCAATTCCTTTACTATGAGTTTGAAGGTCGTAAAGGGCGTAAGCTTTCCAAACAGGAACAATTTCTAGCAAATGGTACGAGAAAACTCACCGAATTCCAAGCTACCGGCCAGATCAAAGTACCGAACCTGCCACCGAAAAAAGCTCCTCTTGTTTTTGACGGGGTTTTAGGTGGGGCAATAGTTGGGTTCTTGGATTATAAACACAGAGAAGAAAGGTTATCCGCTATCCGCCTGCATTGCTATAAACGCTGTCTTTTTCTTTTTCTAGAATATTGTAATAAAAACAAAATCTATGCAATAAAAGATATTGATTTAGCTGTCCTTCTACAGTATATTAATACCATTGATTGCGGAAAAACTTTGATAGTTCCTATTCTTTCAACGCTTCGGGGTTTTCTAAAGTACTTATTTGAACAGAAGCTTTTAGGAGTCGACTATTCCAAAAAGATACCCAAGTACAGGATTATTGGTCAACCTAAATTACCTTCCACATATTCCAAAGAAGAAATAGAAAAACTGATCGTATCAGTAGACCGGTCCAGTGCAATAGGAAAACGGAATTATGCCATTATTCTTTTGGCTGCTAGACTAGGACTCCGAGCTTCGGATATTTCCAGGTTGAAGTTTGTAAACCTGCATTGGGACACCAGCACTATTGAAATAGAACAAGTCAAGACAGGTAAAGAGTTAATACTTCCCTTATTGCCCGATGTTGGGAATGCGATCATTGATTATTTGAAATACGGAAGGGCAAAATCCGAAGAACCCTGTATTTTTTTATCAGAAAGGCCACCATATGGTTATTTTAGTTCAAGCAATGTGGTGACCCATATCGTCCAAAGGGCATATATAAAGGCTGGCATCAATACTAAAGGTAAACGGTTTGGCCCACATTCCTTGCGACATAGTCTTGGATTTAGGATGTTGGAAGAAAGTACAGTGCTCCCAATTATCTCAGAGGTACTAGGACATAAAAATACAGAATCCACACGATATTATTTAAGGATTGACCTCAAATCCATGCAACAGTGCATGTTGGAAGTTCCCCCGGTCTCACTTGATTTTTATTCACAGAAAGGAGGGGTTTTTTATGACTAA
- a CDS encoding JAB domain-containing protein, producing the protein MKTKVNEISIKYQGNFKVSQAPKITSSASAAELLFDAWDKDRIGLQECFKVMLLNNSNKVKGIFEVSTGGITGTLVDVRILFAVILKSLSTSIILAHYAK; encoded by the coding sequence ATGAAAACTAAAGTTAACGAAATATCGATAAAATATCAGGGAAATTTCAAAGTTTCTCAGGCTCCAAAAATTACTTCTTCTGCAAGTGCTGCCGAATTATTATTTGATGCTTGGGATAAAGACCGCATTGGCTTACAGGAATGCTTTAAGGTCATGCTTTTAAACAATTCCAATAAAGTGAAAGGAATTTTTGAAGTTTCCACCGGGGGAATCACAGGTACGCTGGTGGATGTACGAATTCTTTTTGCTGTGATTTTAAAGTCACTTTCAACATCAATAATTTTAGCCCATTATGCAAAGTAA
- a CDS encoding single-stranded DNA-binding protein: MSTLRNKVQLIGNVGNAPEIKNLESGKKVANFSIATNEFYKDSKGEKVQDTQWHNIVAWGKTAEIVEKYAGKGKEIAIEGKLSSRSYETSDGEKRYVTEVIASEILLLGGRNGNDTNE, from the coding sequence ATGAGTACACTCAGAAACAAAGTTCAGTTAATCGGAAATGTGGGGAACGCCCCTGAAATTAAAAACCTGGAAAGCGGTAAAAAAGTAGCAAACTTTTCTATTGCAACCAATGAATTTTATAAAGATTCAAAAGGTGAAAAAGTACAGGACACCCAATGGCACAATATTGTGGCGTGGGGGAAAACTGCGGAGATTGTAGAGAAATATGCCGGGAAAGGCAAAGAAATCGCCATTGAAGGAAAACTATCTTCCCGCTCCTATGAAACCAGCGATGGTGAGAAAAGGTATGTTACGGAAGTTATAGCTAGTGAAATCCTGTTACTAGGTGGCAGGAATGGAAATGACACTAACGAATAA
- a CDS encoding START-like domain-containing protein, protein MEDKIKYEMEFPIQASPSLLYQYISTPSGLSEWYADNVNSRGELFTFIWEGSEEKAKLVSKKSDERVKFKWLDDEDTPYFFEIRIQVDEITKDVSIMITDFAEDDDEIEEGRMLWENMISNLKQVLGSA, encoded by the coding sequence ATGGAAGATAAGATAAAGTACGAAATGGAATTTCCCATTCAGGCTTCTCCTTCATTGTTATACCAATATATTTCAACCCCTTCTGGACTAAGTGAATGGTATGCAGATAATGTAAATTCACGGGGCGAATTGTTTACTTTTATTTGGGAAGGAAGTGAAGAGAAAGCCAAATTGGTAAGCAAAAAAAGTGATGAGCGCGTAAAATTTAAATGGCTTGATGATGAAGATACTCCATATTTTTTCGAGATAAGAATTCAGGTAGACGAAATTACCAAAGATGTTTCTATAATGATTACCGATTTTGCCGAAGATGATGATGAAATTGAAGAAGGCAGAATGCTTTGGGAAAATATGATCTCAAACCTTAAACAGGTGCTTGGATCGGCTTAA
- a CDS encoding aminotransferase class IV has translation MINLNGNLVEDNQASLSVTNRGFAYGDSVFETIRVISGKIMFWEDHYFRLMASMRIMRMEIPANFSPEFLEEEILDLVKENGLDTTAARVKFSAYREEGGYYRPATREIGFIITTEELADAFYLLNENDYEVELFKDHYVTSGLFSTIKSNNRAINVLGSIFASENGYENCFLINEKKNVVEALNGNLFLVKGDKIKTPPLTDGALNGITRKKLLEIVKDLPNLILEETSISPFELQKADELFITNVITGIQPVTKYRKKKFDNKVAKDLLSKLNVKARLG, from the coding sequence ATGATAAATTTAAACGGAAATTTAGTAGAAGATAACCAGGCATCACTTTCGGTAACCAATCGGGGATTTGCCTATGGAGATTCAGTATTTGAAACCATTCGCGTAATTAGTGGTAAAATAATGTTCTGGGAAGATCATTATTTTAGACTAATGGCTTCGATGCGTATTATGCGTATGGAAATTCCGGCAAATTTTTCTCCGGAATTCCTCGAAGAAGAGATTTTAGATTTGGTAAAAGAAAACGGCCTGGATACCACTGCAGCCCGTGTAAAATTTTCTGCATATCGAGAAGAAGGCGGCTATTATAGACCTGCAACCCGTGAAATAGGATTTATAATCACTACAGAAGAACTTGCTGATGCGTTCTATTTGTTGAATGAAAATGATTATGAGGTAGAGCTCTTTAAAGATCATTATGTTACCAGCGGTTTATTTTCTACAATAAAATCGAATAATCGCGCAATTAATGTGCTTGGAAGTATTTTTGCTTCTGAAAACGGATATGAAAATTGCTTCCTGATTAATGAAAAGAAGAATGTGGTTGAAGCCTTAAATGGTAATTTATTCCTTGTAAAAGGCGATAAAATAAAAACACCTCCGCTAACCGATGGTGCTTTAAATGGGATAACCCGCAAGAAATTGTTGGAAATAGTTAAAGATTTACCAAATCTTATCCTGGAAGAAACTTCAATTTCTCCATTTGAACTTCAAAAAGCTGATGAATTGTTTATTACCAATGTAATTACAGGAATTCAACCGGTAACAAAATATCGTAAAAAGAAGTTTGATAATAAAGTAGCAAAAGACCTGCTTTCAAAATTAAACGTGAAAGCTAGACTGGGTTAG